CACGGATCTTTACACTCCACGAATCCAGCTTTTCTTTGCTGGGCTCCGTGGCCAGCAGTTCCCTGGGAATGAAAGGAGTGCCAGCATCAACTTGCTGCACCACCTGTGGCAACATCTTGACCTCTGCGaattacaatttaaattttagctAACTTCAATCAAGTGAAAAAGATTTAATCCACTCACCCGGCACCCACAGTAGTCCCTCGTAGGAAGTGTTTCCTATCATCATGGGAATGGAGTTGCTCCAGGCGGTCTTCATCATCTCCTTTGGCGGCTTGGGTATCACGCACTCGGGCGTCGAGAATGGTTCCAGAGAGGGCCCAAAGGCAAACATAATCTTATTCATTCGATCCTCCAGGGTCAGCACATTTTCCTCGACGCGTATGAGATCTTTGGCCTTCACAGTCTGGAGGAACTCCAGCACATCCTTGTCGTTGTCCTCGCCCTTGTAGCCAACCAGCTTGGCTATCCTGTAGGGATTATGGGTGATGTCCCCATTGTAGGACCAAGGACAAATGGCACTGCCCGACTGCAAGATACCACGATGGAATAGTCCTTGGGTCTGCTCGGTTATCATCATGTAATGAGTCGAAGCACCTCCTGCACTTTCTCCGAAAACGGTGATGCAGTTGGGATCTCCCCCGAAACTAGCGCAATTATTCTTGATCCACTTGAGGGCCAACACCTGATCCTTGAGGCCAGCGTTTCCAGGTACATTTAGCTCCGGGGACTTTAGACTCATGAAACCTGTATTGGAATGAGACAGTTAGTAAGAATATTTTCTATAAGATATGAAGCATACCCAAGGCTCCGAGACGATATTGAATGGTGACGAGGACAACATCTTCCTTCATAAAGTAGTCTGGGCCATACCATTCCCGATTGGCCTCGCCAATGATAAAGCCACCTCCGTGGATCCAAACCATAACCGGACGGGGTTTATCGGGCTTCACCTTAAATTgacaaataattataaaaagttAGTCAACATAATGGCTTCTTTCTCTCAAATAGAGATTATAATCAAAGCTTACAATTTTGTTTAGCCATTGCAGAGAATTACCTTTAAACTTTGAGCGAACATTGTATCTCTAAAGATTACACAGTTTTTATCTCAATTTTTTAATCTGTCAACaaaatatttgcttttgtCTTGAATAAAGGTGGCATCATAATTTAGCAGAGTTGGggcttttataaattttaaaattagtcATTATAAATGCCTATTTCAACCACAACAATTACAATTAATgtgaaaaattataaaaaaaaagaattggCAATCAATCAATAAATTGTAAGACAGAGAAATCGTTGTTTAAAGTGATAttcattatacccttgcacATATGTACCCACTTACTAATTAGTGATTGAAAAATGACGTGGTTTGGTTTCGTCATACTCACATTGTTGGTATAAACATTAAGGTAGAGGCAGTCCTCGGATCCCTCGACCTTATCCATGACGAATTGCACCTGGACGGCCTTATCCTTGGGCTGGCTGCAGTCCCGAACCCCCTCCCAGGGGGTGGGCCTCTGCGGGGCCTTGAACCGCAACTCCCCCACCGGCGGCTGGGCGTAGGGGATACCCTCGAAGCTGAAGTAGGGCACATCGTAGAGCGACAATCGCTTGACACCCCGCACTTTTCCATACTCCGTCTCGGCAACTACGGTCTCGTTGGTGGACTGACGATACTGCTGGACTTTATGCTCGATGGTTCTGCAATTGCACGATAGCACATATAATTAGCATAACAATATTGGGCTCGACTAGCACCCGGAtaatttgatatttttgtCACAAagtcaattattttaattcattctcaAAGCCACATGCCAGTGGGCAGACTGCATGCATtgcattaaatttaaattgttttgctGCTGTTCATCACATCGCATCCCCCAGACCATCCCAACACTTTACAATCCATTTCTCAGCTGGAGGAAAACACttggaaaaatgtttttaggtTAAGGTTTTGAAAAGTATTATAGCAGAGattgaacatttttcttagccctaaaaaaattatttactttttcaTCACcgtaaaatttaaaagttaagtTAATTTCTAGTTCttagttataaaaatattttttcggAAAATTCTTTACTTTAATGGAAAGAAATCTATAAATTTCGGACAATAAATGCGTTTTGTTGAGTGCACACGTAGCCAGAGTTGCCGGCTCAGCCAGAGTACCAGGTTTAGGTGGTTCAGTCGACCGTGTGGTCCACCTGCTAACCAGGCACGTCTGTCAGTGATAGATTAACACAGTCCTGTGCTTCTGCTGGGGACCATTGGAGCAGTAGGTACTCAAAAATTAAAGCCAGTTCTGTCCTTAAATCATTTGAGGTTAAAGTGCAGACTACCTCTTGGACTGTTGTTAATAAACATGAAAGTGTAGGCATAATCTTGTGAATATATAATGAGCATGGGCAATTATTCTGCCTTATCAGCAGCTGTCAGCTTGTTATCATAGGCCAGGCTCTTAAGTagaattaattattttatttcactttaaaaataaatgcctTTAATCAGAAAGGTCCCGAGCATCGTTCAGTCAGGTCTATTGACGTTTAAGAAtacactttaaaataaaattacttGCTGGGAATTAATTGAGTTGTGTGTATTTAttctataaaatattaatcaCGATGATAATATGAAAAATTGCTGGTAATTATTCTGAGCCCTACACAGACTTTTAATTGCATTACATTGGGGCAACAAAATGAAATCACACCTATTTAGCTGTCATCGTgataaaatgttaatttttccaATTACTGGCCATAGATTTAAAGCGAAATGCCGTGAATCGAGCTGAAACTGAAACTATTTTTGCCAATCGGCTTCATTATCAAGGTTAATGCGTGATAAGAACCGAACCAGTGTATGAATgactttgaaaatataataattatcaTTGCATCCACAGCAAGCTCAAGtcaatatttaattaatgttATCATCTATTGACATGCTACtcggtttttaaatttaagggTGCAGTAATCAGTATTTATTTTACAGATGCTTACCATCGTGGAACTATGCAGTCAGTTACCCAGCTGCTCGACCCATTTGCTTACACAAAATGATTTTGTATATCGATTTAATGGCAAGCCCTGATATTACGGGCTTATGTgataataaatacaaaatatctTTTACGTTATACTGATTaagtaataaaaacaaatttatgatTTCAATCGATTAATGGTAACAAGTGACAGTTTTATTACCTCAACAAAAACTTTTTCGTAAAGAGTACGTAAAAACTTTTTCAGTTAACGCTTTTGATGGGCTACAATGATTTGCAaaattatgtaaataaattatttttgttgcctATAAGATTTGGAGGATAAAATGAGTCTTAAGATATAAGTGATAAAAATATAACCGCTCATCGCTTTGTGTTCGATTTGTATTTCGCAATATTGTTCAGTAAAATAATCTTGTATCTGCCTTCATCGATGTTCCCTGATGACCTTACCCTACCTATATTCATAACGATTGCGTAATTCTCTGAAATCTAATCTCTCGGCTGCAAAGCTGCCTCAATTAGAAagctaaaattaataattccTACCATCCACAGAATTACTCATGCCTGACAGCGAAGAACAGAAATTACTACAAAAAAGGCAAATAGAGCTGAGCAAACAAAAAACCCGAAACTCGAACCGCCACAATTGACAAAGCCAACCACAACAAAGGCACCCACAACAACAGCAAGCGAAGGTATAGGAAGAGCACTCTCCGGCATTAATAAgctataatttaataaataattccCGGCATTAAGGTCAACGTCGAAACTTACTTGAGGCGCCAGCGCAGGCGCTCCACAAAGCCGAGGTTCTTGTGCATATCGAATAGACTAGTTCACCAGGCGCGATCCGATCGATTTGCTATACACAGATATGGCCACGAGCTGCGGACTGTATCGCGCCAGCGCCAAACCGAAACTGAAATTAAAAACATACTTTTTCACATCGAATTCCAGCGGCGGAGCGTCCGGCAAAAAAGCGCGCAAAATAGGCGAAAACAAGTGaacaaaaattatagaaaaaatatactacattaacacaaatatcagaataCAAATTACGCGAAAAAGAAGAGCGTCGAGAGCGGTGGAGAGagaataaaatatacaaaagaatacaaaaaatggtatttcaaGTGCGGAGCCGAGATAAACAGAATAACTGATATAGCAGCAACCGATCATCGAGCGTGGGCTGTCGGGTGGAAAATGGGCGAGGGGCGTCCTAGCGAATGCATAATTAATCAGCactgcaaaaaaaatgtttgttcaACCCGGATTAAACATATAATCATAGTTTTTCAAACTAGAACAAGTATCTGAATCTCTTAGCTAAGTATCTTCGAGATAGAAAAGCATACAAGTTTTAAAGGCTAACCAATTATTCCACACTATTAGCTGATATATCTTAAGTATCCAAGTATCTGAAACTATTAGCTCAGCCATCCTAAGTATACTTGTCACTAAATGAAGGGGAAAAGAGGGAGGGCCGCCCACTGAGTGGGTCAACAACATTTTGATCGCGCCGGCAAAACTACTGTAAACAAACAAACTgatgtgttttatttttgtttacatGGTCACCAAGCTTTCGACTGGAGTGGGGCGTTGCCAAAAAGCTTTCGATCAGCTTAACTGCAGAAAAGTTGACAGTGGGCCAAATTCCTTTTTAATCGCAAAAAACACGACGTTTTAAATAAACAACTCTTATAAagtaaaatttgaattttatctttttgataagtattaAAAAGGTTTAAGCATCATAATAGTAATTAATTCAACGATcgcaaaaataattaaaattttaacactttttatttttttgtttaagtaAAATTATTACAAtctattaatatatttttttaaatatgcttacaaacttttattttaagttGAACCTCTCAACTGCCAAagtcattttttaattcaatatttttcgAACAAATTTGCATTAAagccaatttaataatatccGCATTTCATAAAtagttataaaaattatagcaAAATAAACTTTCAATTCCTTCTAATTGCATTACTATATAGTCGATTCCACACCTCCAAGCCCTCCTTTTCGAATTGCGTTACACACTCCACCTCCTGTCCAATATTTAAGACCTTAAATGGGGACTTTGGGGAGATGGGCAGCCACTGGTCAGGGCCCGTCTCCGGACAGTTGGGATCCCCGGTCTTGGCAAAGGTCGTCAAAATGCCCATCATACGCTGGATGGTCAGGTATTCCGCGGAATCCAGCGGCTGTTTCTTTTGGCCCTCCTTGTGAAAAATGTAGCCCAAGTCGTCCGCATGGCAAACTCCGCGCTTGATGTCATCGCCGCAAAGCTGGTTTCGCATCAGGTTCAACTTTGGCGAATCGAAATCGAACCGGTATAGATAGGTGGGTGCTTGGGCGTGGGATGATCTAGAGAGGACCACCCTGTGGATGCCGTGCCAAAATAGCTTGTAGCTGAAGAGCTGGAAGATAGAAACATATTAATTGGAGTGTTTTATTAATCTCTGAATTCTTTATTGATAAGTCCTTATAACAAGTAAAATCAATTATTTATCAAATTTACTCACATCTAGAATCTGTGTGATATTGCACTTGGTGATTCCCCGGGGCCCGTAGTGATGTTTCACCAGCGCATCGGCGGCGGTTTTACGCTCCTCGACGCTCATCGAGCGATATAGCTCGTGGGGCAGGACCATCGCCGGTTCCTCTTTGAGCAGATCCAGCATATAGCCATTGTCCAGCCGGCAAAAGGGGTAGCACACCAGCCCCTCAAAGGAAGTGCCGCCCAGGAGCAGAGGCACTTGGCAGGACCACGCCTCCTTCATTAGCTGCTGAAAGGGGGCTTGAATGAGTCCTCCTACAACGGGAACAAACGGGTTGAGGAACCCAAAGCAGCGATCGCGGACTGAGATGAAATCGTGACCCAACAACCTTTCTGCTTCTACGCTACGCAGGAACTTTAGCATCGAGGACTCTTCTACGGGTCCTTGATAACCAGCAGCCATGGCCAGGCGGCAGAACAAACTCTCTCTTTCGGGAGCATCCACCCAGGGACTTAGCATCGAACCAGACATCATGATGGCCTTGTGGAAGAGACCCTTCGCCTGAGGCAGACACATCATAAAGTGCACCGAGGCAGCCCCAGCACTCTCACCAAAAAGCGTAATATTCTGCGGATCTCCGTTGAAATTCCGGATGTGCTGGCGTATCCATTGGAGAGCTAGCAACTGGTCCTGAAGTCCCGCATTGCCCGGAACATTCGACTCGCAACTCGGCAGGCTTAGAAATCCCAGTGAGCAGAGGCGATAGTTGAATAGCACGTATACAACATCCTTGCCCATCAGGTAGTCCGGGCCGTATTTACTTCTTATAGCGCCGCCCGTACGAAATCCTCCGCCGTAGATATACACCATAACGGGCAGGGGTGGCTGCGATTCATCGAACTAGGGGGTCATTGAATTAAGTTTCTGAATGCTTAATTaatagtttaatttttttcttaaaacaaGCCATTAATGccattatttttaagatgatTGATGGTTCTTTTAGGATAGGGGAGGATATAGGGAATGAATCCCCCACTCTGGTTAAAAAgtatatgtaatatgtatttTGTTCCAAACTTTGTGATTTCAagtcaacaaatttttttatatcacCCCTCATTCCACACCGAAGTTCTGGATTCGCCCCTGGCAAAACCAAATGCTTTTGTAGTAGAAGGGCGCACTAAGAGATTTCAAGACCGCCTAAATCTGTTAGGTCTACTCACTACACTGCTTATCATATTTAAAAAGTCTATATAGATCGTGTGCATGAAATTTGCCATCATAAAAGGTTATTTTTCCAGTTGATAAGCAGCTACTATCTTGCTTGAGTTTGGTCTCTGTGTGGATCTCCGCTCAGTCAAAGTTTTATATTACTCGAGATCGGAGATGGCGTCCAACTAGTAGGAGAATTTGTTCTAGCCTCAAAGTATATGCCTTAAATTTACATAATACTTGCAGTAACGAAACTACCCCGGTGGTGCAGACGACACATGGCAAAGTGCGGGGAACACTTCTAAAGGGGATATACGAAGATCAGTTTTACGCTTTTGATGGTATTCCCTATGCTGCTCCCCCGCTAGAAAATTTGCGCTTCAAAGAGCCACTTGATATTGAACCGTGGCAAGGGATTCGAGATTGCACCAAGCCGCTAAGCAAGTGCATACAAGTGAGCTCTTATACAAATTTGGTTGAGGGCTCCGAGGATTGCTTATATTTAAACATATCAGCAAAAACGGtgagtttttttttctaaaatttgaGGGCGCGATCGTCTTACATCGTTAAgtggtgtttttgtttgatataaaATCAAttctaatttgttttccgtaaaTCGtacagtaaaagggtatatttgATTCGTCGTCAGGTAGAAGgaagtatatatatagtttatgaagtatattattgatcaggatcTCTAGACGAGCCGATCTAAccatgtcagtctgtccgtataaacgctgagatctcggaaacaatAAGAGCAAGAATGTTGGGATTAatcatgcagattcttgggcttcctaCGCAGCGCATGTGTATTTTATcggagtgccacgcccactctaaccccCATAACACTAAATCCTACCTAGCGCCcatattttcgaaaattcgCGTTAAttcaaattgattttaatgaagcattttttagttagtaaataaaaaatggttgCATGGTCTGTAGTACCGCGTTGATACGCTAAGTGGGGCCACCCGTTAGGTGCTGCGTCAAAAGATAGGCcatgaaactttattttaaaattggcCAACAGTTTATAGTTGGTTAGCTGATTGAAGCTATCTGATAGTCGGcatctttttttatattcaacTTTACATTATTGCTTTATATTGTTAACGACCAAAACCGATATTTATAATAGCTACACAGCGAAAAGCCCTTGCCTGTGATGGTATTTATCCATGGTGGGCTATTTAAAGGCGGCGATTCCTCGAGACGAGCCTGGGGTCCGGACTATTTTATGCGAGAGGATGTCATTCACGTGAGCATCGGACATCGTTTGGGACCTTTAGGTGagttttaatttctttaatttaattagtaAGAAAATCACATTGTAGCCCCCGCTATAAGATACCATCCGCCTTGAAACAGACacctaataaaaaatgtaccACTCCGTCGAGTTGAATTGTTATGGACAGTTTGCTTTATATAGTTAATCTTTAAACTTGAATTTCAGGCTTCGTCAGCTTTGCGGATACCTCGCTAAAAATTCCTGGTAATACTGGCCTTAAGGATATAATAATGGCTCTCCGTTGGATAAAGGCGAATTCATCCAACTTCAATGGTGACCCCGATAGAATTACCCTTTTTGGGCATAGCTCGGGCAGTATGCTCTGTCAGATGTTGCTTGCCAGTCCACAAACGGAAGGACTGTTTCACAAGGCCGTTCTTATGGCTGGTATTTCCATGGAAGTGAACAGCCTGCCTCAAGTGGAATACCGTCTGGCCAAACACTTGGGATACGCGGGAGAGAATGTAGATAGCCAGGTTCTAGACTTCCTTTTAAGGGCAGACGCGCACCTGATCGTCTCTGCGGACTTTTTAACTCCTGTAGAGAAGGGTCATGGCAATATGGCATTTAAACCTAGCATAGAGAGCTATGTGACACCGAATGCTGTTCTCTTGGCGGAGCCCATAGAACTGCAGCGTAACTCCTGGAGCAATCGCATTCCCATAATTTTGGGGGCCAATAAAGAGGAAGGATTAATTAATGTGACCACTTTTAAAACCAATCCCAAGGTCTTGCAGATGTTCCAGGAATATCCGGACCAAGTGCTTCCCAATGACCTTAAGAATCACTGCGATTCCGTGCAGAAGCGTGAGATGGGACTTAGAACGTTGGAGTATTTCTGCAAGGCCCATGGTCAAGAACTGAACTTGGATCACTTCGATTCCTTAGCAGAGATCTTCACTCACAATGCGTTCCACTTGCTAGACCGATTCGTCAAAGCCAGATTGGCTTTCGGCCAGGCACCGACTTATGTTTACCGATTTGCTTTCGATTCGCCGGACTTTAACTTCTATCGCATTCGATACTTCGGAAAGGGGCAGCGCGGAGTTTGTCATGTGGATGAACTAGGCTATATCTATGTATTACC
This region of Drosophila subpulchrella strain 33 F10 #4 breed RU33 unplaced genomic scaffold, RU_Dsub_v1.1 Primary Assembly Seq354, whole genome shotgun sequence genomic DNA includes:
- the LOC119559779 gene encoding esterase B1 gives rise to the protein MHKNLGFVERLRWRLKTIEHKVQQYRQSTNETVVAETEYGKVRGVKRLSLYDVPYFSFEGIPYAQPPVGELRFKAPQRPTPWEGVRDCSQPKDKAVQVQFVMDKVEGSEDCLYLNVYTNNVKPDKPRPVMVWIHGGGFIIGEANREWYGPDYFMKEDVVLVTIQYRLGALGFMSLKSPELNVPGNAGLKDQVLALKWIKNNCASFGGDPNCITVFGESAGGASTHYMMITEQTQGLFHRGILQSGSAICPWSYNGDITHNPYRIAKLVGYKGEDNDKDVLEFLQTVKAKDLIRVEENVLTLEDRMNKIMFAFGPSLEPFSTPECVIPKPPKEMMKTAWSNSIPMMIGNTSYEGLLWVPEVKMLPQVVQQVDAGTPFIPRELLATEPSKEKLDSWSVKIRDAHRTGAESNPDNYMDLCSIYYFVFPALRVVHSRHNHAAGAPVYFYRFDFDSDELIFPYRIMRMGRGVKGVSHADDLAYQFTSLLARRLPKESREYRNIERTVGIWTQFAATGNPYSEKINGMDTLTIEPVRKSDEVIKCLNISDDLKVIELPEWSKLKAWESLYDDNKDLLF
- the LOC119559780 gene encoding esterase B2 isoform X2 gives rise to the protein MMSGSMLSPWVDAPERESLFCRLAMAAGYQGPVEESSMLKFLRSVEAERLLGHDFISVRDRCFGFLNPFVPVVGGLIQAPFQQLMKEAWSCQVPLLLGGTSFEGLVCYPFCRLDNGYMLDLLKEEPAMVLPHELYRSMSVEERKTAADALVKHHYGPRGITKCNITQILDLFSYKLFWHGIHRVVLSRSSHAQAPTYLYRFDFDSPKLNLMRNQLCGDDIKRGVCHADDLGYIFHKEGQKKQPLDSAEYLTIQRMMGILTTFAKTGDPNCPETGPDQWLPISPKSPFKVLNIGQEVECVTQFEKEGLEVWNRLYSNAIRRN
- the LOC119559780 gene encoding esterase B1 isoform X1; this encodes MWKLCQPISRCRIKCFRFLNPHCGNGIRQITCPSPGEEDSKVVELSVGRVKGRRQSGIYGDVFYSFEGIPFAKPPLGDLRFVASQPADRWNSELDARQEGPIPLQMDRRTGKVIGSEDCLYLNVYTKHFDESQPPLPVMVYIYGGGFRTGGAIRSKYGPDYLMGKDVVYVLFNYRLCSLGFLSLPSCESNVPGNAGLQDQLLALQWIRQHIRNFNGDPQNITLFGESAGAASVHFMMCLPQAKGLFHKAIMMSGSMLSPWVDAPERESLFCRLAMAAGYQGPVEESSMLKFLRSVEAERLLGHDFISVRDRCFGFLNPFVPVVGGLIQAPFQQLMKEAWSCQVPLLLGGTSFEGLVCYPFCRLDNGYMLDLLKEEPAMVLPHELYRSMSVEERKTAADALVKHHYGPRGITKCNITQILDLFSYKLFWHGIHRVVLSRSSHAQAPTYLYRFDFDSPKLNLMRNQLCGDDIKRGVCHADDLGYIFHKEGQKKQPLDSAEYLTIQRMMGILTTFAKTGDPNCPETGPDQWLPISPKSPFKVLNIGQEVECVTQFEKEGLEVWNRLYSNAIRRN
- the LOC119559789 gene encoding esterase B1-like → MASNYNETTPVVQTTHGKVRGTLLKGIYEDQFYAFDGIPYAAPPLENLRFKEPLDIEPWQGIRDCTKPLSKCIQVSSYTNLVEGSEDCLYLNISAKTLHSEKPLPVMVFIHGGLFKGGDSSRRAWGPDYFMREDVIHVSIGHRLGPLGFVSFADTSLKIPGNTGLKDIIMALRWIKANSSNFNGDPDRITLFGHSSGSMLCQMLLASPQTEGLFHKAVLMAGISMEVNSLPQVEYRLAKHLGYAGENVDSQVLDFLLRADAHLIVSADFLTPVEKGHGNMAFKPSIESYVTPNAVLLAEPIELQRNSWSNRIPIILGANKEEGLINVTTFKTNPKVLQMFQEYPDQVLPNDLKNHCDSVQKREMGLRTLEYFCKAHGQELNLDHFDSLAEIFTHNAFHLLDRFVKARLAFGQAPTYVYRFAFDSPDFNFYRIRYFGKGQRGVCHVDELGYIYVLPATFKLDRSRPEFSTIWRMVSMLVHFAATSDPNSHLTKPLVDWKPASSGTLMVLNITEELKFVPLSMPKLKFHDHMFEQAGVALF